Proteins encoded by one window of Maridesulfovibrio bastinii DSM 16055:
- the rpmE gene encoding 50S ribosomal protein L31, which produces MKKDIHPKVYKAKIRCHCGYESEAYSTKGEEVSVEICSNCHPFYTGKQRFVDTAGRIDRFKKKYAGFDASSKAKGN; this is translated from the coding sequence ATGAAAAAAGATATCCATCCCAAAGTTTACAAAGCAAAAATTCGCTGCCACTGCGGCTACGAAAGTGAAGCATATTCAACAAAGGGTGAAGAAGTAAGCGTAGAAATCTGCTCAAACTGCCATCCTTTTTACACCGGTAAACAGCGTTTTGTTGATACCGCCGGTCGTATCGATCGCTTCAAGAAAAAATATGCCGGATTTGACGCAAGCAGCAAAGCAAAAGGCAACTAG
- the prfA gene encoding peptide chain release factor 1 produces MFAKLEEIERSFLDLEQELSDPEVYNNQERYRKVTKTHSELDPIVKAFRQYKTLNSDLEDNKELAKDSDPEIREMAKAEIDEIKEQLPKLEDELKILLLPKDPMDEKNIILEVRAGTGGEEAALFAADLFRMYTRYAEVNRWKVEILSSSPTGTGGFKEIIASISGDHIYSKMKYESGTHRVQRVPATESQGRIHTSAVTVAIMPEAEEVDVNIRPEDIRVDVYRSSGPGGQSVNTTDSAIRITHLETGLVVTCQDEKSQHKNKAKALKVLMSRLLQLEQDKQHAELAEARKAQVGSGDRSERIRTYNFPQGRVTDHRINLTLYKLDAVMEGDVGEIIDSLINYYQSEALKQQAQDG; encoded by the coding sequence ATGTTTGCGAAGTTAGAAGAGATAGAGCGTTCATTTCTGGATCTTGAGCAGGAGCTTAGTGATCCGGAAGTTTATAATAATCAGGAACGCTATAGAAAAGTCACTAAGACCCACTCAGAGCTTGATCCTATTGTTAAAGCTTTTCGTCAGTATAAGACTTTAAATTCTGATCTTGAAGATAATAAGGAACTGGCCAAGGATTCCGATCCTGAAATCCGTGAAATGGCTAAAGCTGAAATTGATGAAATCAAGGAACAGCTTCCCAAACTTGAAGATGAGCTTAAGATTTTACTTCTGCCCAAAGACCCGATGGATGAAAAGAATATCATTCTTGAAGTCCGGGCAGGAACAGGTGGAGAAGAAGCAGCCCTTTTTGCAGCAGATCTTTTCCGCATGTATACCCGCTATGCTGAAGTTAACCGCTGGAAAGTTGAAATTTTAAGTTCCAGTCCAACTGGAACAGGCGGTTTTAAAGAAATCATCGCTTCAATCAGTGGTGATCATATCTATAGTAAGATGAAGTATGAATCAGGAACACATAGAGTTCAGCGTGTTCCTGCTACTGAATCTCAGGGTAGAATTCATACCTCAGCTGTTACTGTTGCTATTATGCCTGAGGCTGAAGAAGTTGATGTGAACATACGCCCGGAAGATATCCGCGTGGATGTTTATCGTTCTTCAGGTCCGGGTGGGCAGAGTGTTAATACCACTGACTCGGCTATTAGAATAACCCATCTTGAAACCGGACTGGTTGTTACCTGTCAGGATGAAAAATCCCAGCATAAGAACAAGGCTAAAGCTCTAAAAGTTCTTATGTCCAGATTACTTCAGCTGGAGCAGGATAAACAGCATGCCGAGCTGGCCGAGGCCCGTAAAGCTCAGGTAGGTTCAGGTGACCGTTCTGAAAGAATCAGAACTTATAATTTCCCTCAGGGACGTGTGACCGACCACCGTATAAACCTTACTCTTTATAAGCTTGATGCTGTAATGGAAGGGGATGTCGGTGAAATAATTGATTCACTTATTAATTACTACCAGTCTGAAGCTTTGAAACAACAGGCTCAGGATGGTTAA
- a CDS encoding DUF1385 domain-containing protein, with translation MSAAKTVGGQAVIEGVMMRSKKNLAIAVRRPNGEIVVEERPWFSMTPAFLNKPFIRGFPIFLETMVNGVKALNYSATQALDEEEDGELTSFHLILTMIVAIGAALGLFVVLPHFFSIGMEWLGFSGDVDSFSFHIWDGAFKMAMFIGYILSISFVPDIKRVFQYHGAEHKVIWAYESGNDLTPGSAKTFSRLHPRCGTAFLLFVLVVSILLFTIFVPLIVEIWAPEHFIVKHLYIVGIKLIMMAPISAIAYELIKAAGKNVGNRFCKVLCLPGMGMQLLTTKEPDEQQLEVAIAALNHAVR, from the coding sequence ATGTCCGCCGCCAAAACCGTTGGCGGTCAGGCCGTTATAGAGGGCGTTATGATGCGCTCTAAAAAAAATCTGGCCATAGCTGTTCGTCGTCCCAATGGAGAAATAGTTGTTGAAGAACGCCCGTGGTTCTCAATGACTCCCGCATTTCTTAACAAGCCTTTTATTCGAGGCTTTCCAATATTTCTGGAAACAATGGTCAACGGCGTAAAAGCGTTGAACTACTCCGCAACACAGGCCCTTGATGAAGAAGAGGATGGAGAACTCACCAGTTTTCATCTTATTCTTACCATGATTGTCGCTATCGGTGCTGCTCTGGGACTTTTTGTTGTCCTGCCGCATTTTTTCAGCATCGGCATGGAGTGGCTTGGCTTTTCCGGAGATGTTGACAGTTTCAGTTTTCATATCTGGGATGGCGCTTTTAAAATGGCGATGTTCATAGGCTATATTCTTTCAATTTCTTTTGTGCCTGATATCAAGAGAGTCTTTCAGTATCATGGAGCTGAGCACAAGGTTATATGGGCTTATGAATCCGGTAACGATCTGACACCGGGGTCTGCTAAAACTTTCAGTCGCCTTCATCCCCGCTGCGGAACAGCTTTTCTGCTGTTTGTTCTGGTCGTGAGTATTCTTCTTTTTACTATCTTTGTTCCGCTGATTGTTGAAATCTGGGCTCCTGAACATTTCATAGTAAAGCATCTCTATATTGTTGGAATCAAGCTCATTATGATGGCACCGATCAGTGCCATAGCCTATGAATTGATTAAGGCCGCAGGTAAAAATGTCGGCAATAGATTTTGTAAGGTTCTTTGTCTGCCCGGAATGGGTATGCAGTTGCTGACAACCAAAGAGCCTGACGAGCAGCAGCTTGAAGTGGCTATAGCCGCACTGAATCATGCTGTTCGCTAA
- a CDS encoding TusE/DsrC/DsvC family sulfur relay protein: MAQVEYEGKSFEVDEDGFLLKFEDWAPEWVDYVKDSEGIKEISDEHQKVLDFLQDYYKKNGIAPMVRILSKVTGYKLKHIYELFPSGPGKGACKMAGLPKPTGCV; this comes from the coding sequence ATGGCACAGGTAGAATACGAAGGTAAATCCTTTGAAGTTGATGAAGACGGTTTCCTTTTGAAGTTTGAAGACTGGGCTCCTGAATGGGTTGACTACGTTAAAGACAGCGAAGGAATCAAAGAAATCAGCGACGAACATCAGAAAGTTCTCGACTTTCTGCAGGACTACTACAAGAAAAACGGTATCGCTCCTATGGTTCGTATCCTTTCCAAGGTTACTGGCTACAAGCTGAAACACATCTACGAACTTTTCCCCTCCGGACCCGGTAAGGGAGCTTGTAAGATGGCTGGTCTGCCCAAGCCCACCGGTTGTGTATAG